In Trichoderma atroviride chromosome 2, complete sequence, one DNA window encodes the following:
- a CDS encoding uncharacterized protein (EggNog:ENOG41), whose product MSPENMAQPGFAYNMPSATNNHWNPPRSLFAEPYNGGRLAGSLYPISSMNFTTNAYPWADSPPAQSTANFSRIDPPVSAQQSYVPRSPPGANSGSNSIYPGPVYGSHKRSRSSAWDGQSRYSPTGSVDDIIASPSLSDYSLDNGLDFGVPSNKPKQQNNKARSQRRPSNRDEFDGPHQFLQRPPPDVIAMQERELPHLPTNLHVQEQDNVLNQVNDRLSQCAYDFVAKYQFPIPLTQDMRPVERPQDREWTEWVYLLKRLATKRRIPARVLYNGQIKQFVTILENSLEMRHAAKHQSRPLKDDRNILQLISAGIQVAKILKDASAMDYLDRLYVSTEKQIQERANARFRS is encoded by the exons ATGAGCCCTGAAAACATGGCACAGCCTGGATTTGCTTACAACATGCCTTCCGCTACCAACAACCACTGGAACCCGCCTCGCAG CCTTTTCGCTGAACCATACAACGGCGGCAGACTTGCTGGGAGCCTGTATCCGATTTCTAG CATGAACTTCACGACCAATGCCTATCCCTGGGCTGATAGCCCTCCCGCACAATCGACTGCAAACTTTTCGAGAATCGATCCTCCAGTGTCGGCCCAGCAGTCCTATGTCCCTCGCTCTCCACCAGGGGCAAACAGTGGTTCCAATTCCATCTATCCCGGCCCGGTATATGGATCCCACAAGCGCAGCAGATCATCTGCTTGGGATGGACAGAGCAGATATTCACCCACAGGCTCAGTCGATGATATCATTGCCTCGCCAAGCCTGTCTGATTACTCCTTGGACAACGGCCTAGACTTTGGCGTCCCTAGCAACAAACCAAAGCAACAAAACAACAAGGCTCGGTCGCAGCGACGGCCGTCGAATCGAGACGAATTTGATGGCCCTCATCAATTCCTACAGCGCCCGCCCCCGGACGTTATTGCCATGCAGGAGAGAGAACTCCCGCATCTGCCAACCAACCTTCACGTCCAGGAACAAGACAACGTTCTTAACCAGGTTAATGACCGGCTGTCGCAGTGCGCCTACGATTTCGTGGCCAAATACCAGTTTCCAATCCCGCTTACTCAAGACATGAGGCCCGTAGAGAGGCCACAAGATCGAGAGTGGACCGAGTGGGTTTACCTCTTGAAGAGACTTGCCACCAAGCGACGCATTCCCGCTCGAGTGCTATATAACGGACAAATCAAACAGTTTGTCACAATCCTTGAAAACTCACTAGAGATGCGGCATGCTGCCAAGCATCAGAGCCGCCCTCTGAAAGATGATCGCAACATCCTCCAGCTCATTTCTGCTGGTATTCAGGTGGCTAAAATCCTGAAAGATGCGTCGGCGATGGACTATCTCGACCGACTATACGTTTCCACGGAGAAGCAGATACAGGAGCGTGCCAATGCACGATTCCGATCTTAA
- a CDS encoding uncharacterized protein (EggNog:ENOG41), whose product MASVTSQNASPHSTSLYDLESTGDTDESWQYIDYSSGASVTGSIGFLPSPASGSLNGFAIVGHVSTPSQGGLSPGSVVDMDPAVFLPASTTYQQDTEFMTSDLFPSTIEASPGSVNAAFPQNDAFLTPQQYLFMPSGSSDFQPQDLNDITTPFLNDFQTDPFSIIQTSPVQQPLPQRNALQSLPSDPSLSSWHQTSPSIASESKFVFEDMISSPASQLSFASSSSPKSPAVKSEGSGKLGKTMRKVIGGKVEKNKSESPSKFVIMTPTTINARAGKPNPFECFEAMRTTQKGRKGPLANETKESALQVRRVGACFCCHSRKVKCDKERPCKHCKKLMLSVPQVVCWQFQDFLPVLFPDFIRGHFKRDAMTSFITENVEGFTVNGSERLCSVELSSGPRFATTLTLQAKFFTAKTCDVLQHWHLSNEKNQVDLQSQGSAPIGIEFNKGPQKDEMKKLTKGYIQALVNEPLLADQLTDSFRSTRLPNKILAIVQNFAKQSDSTMVKRALSIYTMHYVMTRHLCLTRQSILALQPTGLVPQNTPWVTPRVLARQIKSLVDELILRDMQTLFELFSKSLKPKLRREWAPCLASFLVLCLFMEAVETAADNFVVTQNEIDLRNKYSPKYKRSLAQDTCKELENMPFKQFAYQFHHLYQTHTKDANTRSFNPLFDDAFLEQGELDPPAVEMVQNLRELFHGEDWQDMQFLADDELLLHREEHPYPMDTSFLYTGRLVAKFLLSFTNESVIFASKI is encoded by the exons ATGGCTTCAGTAACTTCTCAAAACGCATCCCCGCACTCTACTTCCCTCTACGACCTCGAGTCTACTGGCGACACCGACGAATCATGGCAATACATTGATTACTCGAGCGGCGCATCCGTCACAGGGTCGATAGGATTCCTCCCCAGCCCGGCAAGCGGCAGTTTGAACGGCTTTGCCATCGTCGGCCATGTTTCTACACCATCTCAGGGCGGGCTCTCGCCTGGTTCTGTCGTCGACATGGACCCTGCAGTCTTTCTCCCAGCCAGCACCACGTACCAGCAGGATACTGAGTTTATGACCTCTGATCTTTTCCCGAGCACTATTGAGGCATCTCCCGGCAGTGTGAATGCGGCGTTTCCACAGAACGATGCGTTCTTGACGCCGCAGCAGTATCTGTTTATGCCGTCTGGTTCATCGGACTTCCAGCCGCAGGATCTTAATG ATATTACAACACCCTTTTTGAACGACTTCCAAACCGATCCGTTTTCTATAATACAGACAAGTCCGGTACAACAGCCTCTGCCTCAGCGAAATGCGCTCCAGTCACTACCCTCAGACCCCAGCCTATCATCATGGCACCAGACGAGTCCCAGCATTGCTTCCGAAAGCAAGTTTGTGTTTGAAGACATGATCTCTTCGCCGGCCAGTCAACTAAGCTTCGCTTCATCCTCGAGCCCGAAATCGCCTGCCGTCAAATCCGAGGGGAGCGGCAAATTAGGAAAGACGATGCGCAAAGTGATTGGCGGCAAAGTCgagaaaaacaagagcgAGTCCCCCAGCAAGTTTGTAATTATGACGCCGACGACAATCAATGCCCGTGCTGGCAAACCGAACCCTTTTGAGTGTTTCGAGGCCATGAGGACGACACAAAAGGGCCGGAAAGGGCCCCTGGCGAATGAGACGAAAGAGAGCGCACTGCAGGTTCGAAGAGTGGGTGCGTGCTTTTGCTGTCATAGCCGCAAAGTCAAGTGTGATAAGGAGAGGCCGTGTAAGCACTGCAAAAAGCTTATGCTTTCGGTTCCGCAGGTGGTGTGTTGGCAGTTCCAGGACTTTCTGCCGGTGCTGTTTCCCGACTTCATTCGAGGTCACTTTAAGAGGGATGCCATGACTAGCTTCATCACCGAGAATGTGGAGGGCTTCACAGTGAACGGGTCCGAACGACTCTGTAGCGTTGAGCTCTCTTCAGGCCCTCGGTTTGCGACTACACTGACACTTCAAGCCAAATTCTTCACGGCCAAGACGTGCGATGTGTTACAACACTGGCATCTGAGCAATGAGAAGAATCAGGTTGATCTCCAGTCCCAGGGATCGGCTCCCATTGGTATCGAGTTCAACAAGGGCCCTCAAAAAGACGAAATGAAGAAGTTGACCAAGGGATACATTCAAGCACTGGTGAATGAGCCGTTGCTGGCAGATCAGTTGACGGATTCGTTCAGGTCCACCAGGCTTCCTAACAAGATTCTTGCGATTGTGCAAAACTTTGCAAAACAGTCAGAT TCGACAATGGTTAAACGCGCTCTTTCAATCTATACCATGCATTATGTCATGACACGGCATCTCTGCCTAACCCGTCAGTCCATCCTCGCCCTACAACCAACGGGACTTGTACCTCAGAACACTCCATGGGTCACTCCCCGAGTGCTCGCCCGGCAAATCAAGTCCCTAGTCGACGAGCTCATCCTGCGCGATATGCAGACTCTCTTTGAGCTCTTCTCCAAGTCACTTAAACCGAAGCTCCGACGAGAATGGGCACCGTGTCTTGCATCCTTCTTAGTCCTGTGCCTGTTCATGGAAGCTGTTGAGACGGCCGCAGACAACTTTGTTGTAACACAGAATGAGATTGATTTGAGGAACAAGTATTCGCCCAAATACAAGCGATCGCTTGCGCAAGATACCtgcaaggagctggagaacaTGCCGTTCAAGCAGTTTGCGTATCAATTCCACCACCTCTATCAGACCCATACAAAGGATGCAAACACAAGGAGCTTCAACCCTCTATTTGACGATGCCTTTCTCGAACAGGGTGAACTTGACCCCCCGGCGGTGGAAATGGTGCAGAACCTGAGAGAGCTTTTCCACGGAGAAGACT GGCAAGACATGCAGTTTCTCGCTGATGATGAGCTCTTGCTCCATAGAGAGGAGCATCCATATCCTATGGACACATCGTTCCTTTATACAGGGCGTCTGGTGGCCAAGTTTTTGCTATCATTTACTAACGAAAGCGTAATCTTTGCAAGCAAGATATGA
- a CDS encoding uncharacterized protein (TransMembrane:3 (o12-31i281-299o305-322i)), translated as MPADGLLNQLVWILPASITIAIGIVTIMGLFGGNQMPVEGKTVLITGASEGMGLSVAKLLSFKGANVVLVSRSVDKLQDALKIVEAAAINKDKQRFHYIVADVSAPSYATPLLAEVREWNNGNPPDIVWCIAGMSTPELFVDMDMSSLRRQMDVNFYGTAEMSHSILKEWLAVDAPVEKEAKHLIMTGSVLALYTIPGYAPYSPSKWAMRGLADTISQEVMMYPQNVKVHMVFPGTILSPGYAREILTTPEITRILESSDPQQTPDEVADSAIKGLERGEYFVTVAWLGALMKWGMLGGSFRNNWFVDTIMSWIVSFLWIFIQPDLHGKIRKYGKTHGHPSKAKQEGQERQA; from the exons ATGCCCGCAGACGGCCTGCTGAATCAGTTGGTCTGGATCTTGCCTGCTAGTATAaccattgccattggcatcgtcaccatcatGGGGCTTTTCGGCGGAAACCAGATGCCTGTTGAGGGCAAG ACCGTCCTCATCACAGGAGCCTCAGAGGGCATGGGCCTATCAGTCGCGAAGCTGCTGTCCTTCAAGGGCGCCAACGTTGTCCTTGTTTCTCGCAGCGTCGATAAGCTCCAAGACGCTCTCAAAATCGTCGAG GCTGCCGCCATAAACAAGGATAAGCAGCGATTCCACTACATCGTCGCCGATGTCTCTGCGCCATCTTACGCTACTCCTCTCCTCGCTGAGGTCCGGGAATGGAACAATGGCAATCCTCCCGACATTGTCTGGTGCATCGCCGGAATGTCCACTCCAGAGCTGTTCGTCGACATGGACATGTCCTCTCTGCGCCGCCAGATGGACGTCAACTTCTACGGCACAGCCGAAATGTCCCACTCCATCCTCAAGGAATGGCTGGCAGTTGACGCTCCCGTGGAGAAGGAGGCCAAGCATCTCATCATGACTGGCAGTGTCCTGGCGCTGTATACCATCCCTGGCTACGCGCCATACTCGCCTTCCAAGTGGGCTATGCGAGGCTTGGCGGATACCATATCCCAGGAGGTGATGATGTACCCGCAGAACGTCAAAGTCCACATGGTGTTCCCTGGAACTATTCTTTCGCCTGGATATGCCCGCGAGATTCTCACCACACCTGAGATTACGAGAATCCTGGAATCTAGCGACCCCCAGCAGACTCCTGATGAAGTCGCAGACTCTGCAATCAAGGGGCTAGAGCGGGGTGAATATTTTGTTACTGTGGCATGGCTTGGTGCGCTTATGAAATGGGGAATGTTGGGTGGTTCGTTCCGCAATAACTGGTTTGTTGATACCATCATGTCATGGATTGTTAGCTTTCTTTGGATATTTATTCAGCCTGATCTGCATGGAAAGATACGAAAGTATGGTAAGACGCATGGTCACCCCAGCAAGGCTAAGCAGGAAGGTCAGGAGCGTCAAGCGTAA
- a CDS encoding uncharacterized protein (TransMembrane:1 (o17-39i)), translated as MSEVQLQRSLEDIRLEIVLLAAEVFFLVSVLGAIILFNLDLYSQSRKLSLSAESYKARPHCFSRGRPRYRGAIY; from the coding sequence ATGTCTGAagtccagctccagcgctctTTGGAGGACATCAGGCTTGAGATTGTTCTTCTCGCTGCCGAAGTGTTTTTCCTCGTGTCGGTGCTTGGTGCCATTatcctcttcaatcttgatCTCTACAGCCAGTCCCGGAAGCTGAGCCTAAGTGCCGAGTCGTATAAGGCTCGGCCGCACTGCTTCTCGAGAGGCCGACCTCGATACAGAGGTGCCATCTACTGA
- a CDS encoding uncharacterized protein (TransMembrane:1 (i182-201o)), whose protein sequence is MGKLDLVKIVRGLDQNGSGENGENLQKLWNNLTESSDHQFHAAEESALRWLLKSMNGNSSEAETIRRYPLTWTIMDFVFQKIPLFSLAKSLADRKFVAVLQQTLKDASNPSEDSSSSSSKRKRSLAPRYALDELKGLDGCLATGQAVFIALKSLLGRLGNNTVGSRDRIGAEHIKSLFSTSALEAATLASSFFIVCLLLLASDICDEVEGKEEWIVTVSRIWDLHLQGDEDALEIAIHLFRPASAILKKVEPSIQGQSLTINEALATRWSADLQRFMHRNFILPARTYFWNRQDFEIIMKALDVSNDATRTSAPVLYFLAAGISDTLSERDMRRINTMWMDRIFKAVEQQIRPKADRNTLMKQVLAQAIGKSLSIDAGDLRQVCRDYGLGSEIDWSLLANAATCNPDIFQMSEEGTALLNEICVQSIGQASDSDSHKDQLDLISAIKKSFQTRRDLSGFLRLWFTQLCLAEKQKMVSSSPWFDIGRKAEERKSISSSIESELSPQQLVVLIEWLKEQESSSYPQSLCVFASIIAEGLHGEAFIDAVGLKLFDLVSPLKSSSKSALKWRVVSKTISSASPEERNNVWAQVKDQISKPLKKGTVKSAETFEALKCCYQAWDSMSQDEESANEPAKLIKKFTQRLVEELASYDILEFAKLSSCLDLEVASRFDEDFSLQQYLAWYIQGSSRFYRLYFRKAGDIPLLDAVSFTKNASPPGLHALWSALLSNDTNLNDPKLSRKLVDRLITALSESEKEKGWPGEYGQLWIRTLCSVPSEAFSRTQREQIMSILDKRREKMVKSPKRVSLEGWKLVLDLTAKMMARPTFNEEMQFSNLVDFANAISSLSFEETLDDETLLELVERYFAMSATIIRQMSDNFDERSTKYFSESLKFIETCAAAEAKSDPFSLPSLYVTLLKALVVELGRSSALQSQSSLSQLQQNAKNALTQHVAAVLGEFIGNKKLLSKHDQSKDLALIAAVHAAEAMDSTAAISQNKSSAVQKLEKRSKEAMITGDLRAWKIQIFLHTYLPSELEEPHPTQFTALANLPPRTREPLLREYVASIIAKASVPEVSRYLQMLIGEFTEGCDTDGQALAIGHVVGHLVERTDLHGKSEGVDLSAAHSELTLSLLKQSPNTTYICQTIQTLLEKKPQAMGQWNIEVTLTTVNDLASTKPTNGPTVSFTWLCKLIGTVIKKHRLRLEGHHHLLLTTVQALLNNLIIHQPKSAGDGTTQESMARLYGRLITFICEPTAGAVSRSQHQNALDSATDAAKRSAGWHVYMVLMQYVKLQLEADVPREVREALEPAMNSIFDVTPPEVRKILNDAMDASGRAILREMFKRYVKFGKWSGV, encoded by the exons ATG GGAAAGTTGGATCTCGTCAAGATCGTACGAGGTCTTGACCAAAATGGGTCTGGCGAAAATGGGGAGAATCTCCAGAAGCTGTGGAATAACCTTACAGAGTCATCGGACCACCAATTCCACGCGGCGGAGGAGAGCGCGCTGAGATGGCTGCTCAAGTCCATGAACGGCAACTCATCAGAGGCGGAAACCATACGACGCTACCCATTGACTTGGACGATTATGGATTTTGTGTTTCAAAAGATTCCGCTCTTTTCGCTTGCCAAGTCTCTGGCGGATAGGAAATTTGTGGCTGTTCTGCAGCAAACTCTCAAAGATGCATCAAATCCAAGCGAAGATTCTAGTTCCTCTAGTTCCAAGAGGAAGAGGTCGCTGGCGCCGCGCTACGCCTTGGACGAATTGAAAGGCTTGGATGGCTGCTTGGCAACTGGTCAAGCCGTCTTTATTGCTCTGAAATCTCTGCTTGGGCGATTGGGAAACAACACTGTTGGATCACGCGACAGGATTGGAGCCGAACACATCAAATCTCTCTTCAGCACATCTGCTCTCGAAGCTGCGACATTGGcgtcttccttcttcatAGTCTGCCTTTTACTACTGGCCAGCGATATCTGTGACGAGGTCGAAGGCAAAGAGGAGTGGATCGTAACCGTCTCGAGGATATGGGATCTTCATTTACAAGGAGACGAGGACGCTCTGGAGATTGCAATTCATCTCTTTAGACCAGCGTCTGCAATCTTGAAAAAGGTAGAGCCTTCCATCCAAGGCCAAAGTCTTACCATCAATGAAGCCCTGGCCACTCGATGGAGTGCAGATCTTCAGAGATTTATGCACCGGAATTTCATCCTCCCCGCTCGGACATATTTCTGGAATCGACAGGACTTTGAGATCATCATGAAGGCGCTCGATGTATCAAATGATGCGACCAGAACTTCTGCTCCGGTACTATATTTCTTGGCTGCCGGGATTTCTGACACTTTGAGTGAACGCGATATGCGCAGGATCAATACAATGTGGATGGACCGGATATTCAAAGCTGTGGAGCAACAAATTCGTCCCAAGGCAGACCGGAATACTTTGATGAAGCAGGTGTTAGCACAGGCCATTGGGAAGTCGCTGTCTATTGATGCAGGAGATTTGCGTCAAGTATGCCGCGATTATGGCCTGGGATCGGAAATCGATTGGAGCCTACTTGCGAATGCTGCTACATGCAACCCGGATATCTTCCAAATGTCTGAAGAAGGCACCGCGCTTTTGAATGAGATTTGTGTACAAAGTATTGGTCAAGCATCTGATTCAGATAGCCACAAAGATCAACTGGACCTCATATCTGCCATAAAGAAAAGCTTCCAGACTCGTCGAGATCTCTCTGGATTTTTGCGACTATGGTTTACTCAACTCTGTCTGGCTGAGAAACAAAAGATGGTCTCTAGCAGCCCTTGGTTCGATATTGGACGGAAAGCAGAAGAGCGAAAGTCGATTTCATCTTCAATAGAGTCCGAACTATCAccgcagcagcttgttgttcTCATCGAGTGGCTGAAGGAACAAGAGTCCAGCTCGTACCCCCAGTCTCTTTGTGTCTTCGCGAGTATCATTGCGGAAGGCTTGCATGGAGAGGCATTTATTGATGCAGTCGGCTTGAAGCTTTTCGACCTAGTTTCTCCGCTAAAAAGCTCCTCAAAGTCTGCTTTGAAATGGAGAGTTGTGTCCAAGACAATCTCATCAGCCTCACCCGAAGAGCGGAACAATGTCTGGGCGCAAGTGAAGGATCAGATATCAAAACCTCTCAAAAAAGGGACTGTCAAGTCAGCTGAAACGTTCGAAGCTCTCAAGTGCTGCTACCAAGCCTGGGATTCGAtgagccaagatgaagagtctGCTAATGAGCCAGCCAAGCTGATAAAGAAATTCACGCAACGCCTCGTCGAAGAACTAGCGTCGTACGATATTTTGGAATTCGCGAAATTATCTTCTTGTCTCGACTTGGAGGTGGCGTCGAGATTTGACGAGGATTTTTCATTACAACAGTACTTGGCTTGGTATATTCAGGGCTCCAGTCGCTTCTACCGGCTGTACTTTAGAAAAGCAGGAGACATCCCTTTGCTTGACGCGGTATCTTTCACAAAGAATGCCAGTCCTCCTGGATTGCATGCGCTGTGGAGTGCGCTTCTAAGCAATGACACCAATCTTAATGACCCGAAGCTTTCGAGAAAGCTTGTAGACCGGTTAATTACAGCACTATCCGAATccgagaaggagaaggggtGGCCGGGAGAGTATGGGCAGCTTTGGATCCGGACACTATGCAGCGTACCATCTGAAGCTTTTAGCCGTACACAACGCGAGCAGATTATGAGTATCTTGGacaaaaggagagaaaagatggtCAAATCTCCGAAGCGGGTGTCTTTGGAAGGCTGGAAGCTGGTTCTCGATCTGACggccaagatgatggcgcgGCCAACTTTCAACGAAGAGATGCAGTTCTCCAATCTTGTTGATTTTGCCAATGCCATTTCGAGTCTCTCATTTGAAGAGACGCTGGATGATGAGACGCTGCTTGAACTTGTCGAGAGATATTTTGCCATGTCAGCAACGATTATCAGGCAAATGTCGGATAATTTCGATGAGCGAAGCACGAAATACTTCTCAGAGAGCCTCAAGTTCATTGAAACATGtgcggcagcagaggcgaAAAGTGACCCATTTAGTCTTCCTTCGCTATATGTTACCTTATTAAAGGCGCTTGTTGTTGAGCTTGGCCGATCATCAGCTCTTCAGAGCCAATCTAGCCTcagccagctgcagcagaatgCGAAGAACGCCTTGACCCAGCACGTTGCAGCAGTCCTAGGAGAGTTCATTGGAAACAAGAAACTTCTGTCAAAACACGATCAATCAAAAGATCTGGCCCTTATTGCAGCAGTACATGCAGCAGAAGCTATGGATAGTACCGCCGCGATTTCACAGAATAAGTCATCGGCCGTTCAAAAGCTTGAGAAGCGGAGCAAGGAGGCCATGATCACTGGAGACTTGAGAGCATGGAAGATCCAGATCTTCCTTCATACATATCTTCCGAGCGAGTTGGAGGAGCCTCACCCGACTCAATTTACTGCCCTAGCAAACCTACCGCCAAGAACCCGCGAGCCTCTTTTAAGGGAATACGTTGCGTCTATAATTGCCAAAGCTAGCGTGCCTGAGGTGTCACGCTACCTTCAAATGTTGATTGGCGAATTTACGGAGGGCTGCGATACTGATGGCCAGGCTCTTGCCATTGGCCACGTCGTTGGTCACCTCGTCG AACGCACTGATCTACATGGTAAAAGCGAAGGTGTCGATCTATCGGCAGCCCATAGCGAGCTAACACTTAGCTTGTTAAAGCAATCGCCAAACACAACTTATATATGCCAGACTATCCAGACGCTTCTTGAAAAGAAGCCGCAGGCCATGGGACAGTGGAATATCGAAGTAACCTTGACTACGGTCAACGACTTGGCTTCGACAAAGCCTACAAATGGCCCAACAGTGTCGTTTACCTGGCTATGCAAATTAATCGGAACAGTTATCAAAAAGCACCGCTTACGATTGGAAGGCCACCACCACTTGCTACTGACGACTGTGCAAGCTTTGCTTAACAACCTAATCATCCACCAACCAAAGAGCGCTGGAGACGGCACAACGCAAGAGTCAATGGCCCGTCTGTACGGCCGGCTCATTACCTTTATCTGCGAACCTACCGCAGGAGCCGTTTCCCGTTCACAGCATCAGAACGCCTTGGACTCGGCAACAGATGCAGCCAAGCGTTCTGCCGGGTGGCACGTTTACATGGTGTTGATGCAGTAcgtgaagctgcagcttgaggCCGATGTCCCGAGGGAGGTTCGTGAGGCTCTTGAGCCGGCGATGAATTCTATTTTCGACGTGACGCCGCCTGAGGTGAGGAAGATTCTTAATGACGCCATGGATGCTAGCGGAAGAGCTATCCTGAGAGAGATGTTCAAGAGATATGTCAAGTTTGGAAAATGGAGTGGTGTATAA
- a CDS encoding uncharacterized protein (TransMembrane:1 (o116-135i)), protein MALQPSLSQLQKFRKLKILPQSPPRFGNHLSPPFKAKTVRDEAGRFSCSLTSPVSKAFFSLPFPTTPRLALWRQLRFAQTSAAMSETTTPRSPSAISRPVSEALLNEKWDRCLSNLLVKSTLGLGFGVVFSVLLFKRRAWPAYLGAGFGAGRAYEECNFNLKQAARDLKKPSA, encoded by the exons ATGGCA CTGCAGCCGTCATTGTCGCAGCTCCAAAAATTCCGAAAATTAAAAATTCTGCCGCAATCTCCACCCCGATTCGGCAATCACCTCTCACCGCccttcaaggccaagaccGTCCGTGATGAGGCCGGCCGATTTTCGTGTAGCTTGACATCACCTGTATCcaaagcttttttttctcttccctttcccACGACTCCCCGTTTGGCTCTCTGGCGTCAATTGCGCTTCGCAC AAACGTCCGCCGCCATGTCCGAGACCACCACCCCTCGCTCCCCAAGCGCCATTTCCCGGCCTGTTAGCGAAGCGCTTCTCAACGAGAAG TGGGATCGCTGCCTCTCCAACCTCCTCGTCAAGTCCACCCTCGGCCTCGGATTCGGCGTCGTCTTCTCCGTCCTTCTCTTTAAGCGAAGAGCCTGGCCCGCCTACCTGGGCGCCGGCTTTGGTGCTGGACGAGCCTACGAAGAGTGCAACTTCAACCTGAAGCAGGCGGCCCGAGACCTGAAGAAGCCTTCAGCATAA